A segment of the Hypnocyclicus thermotrophus genome:
TAATTATTATATTATGCTCTTTTGCATAGTTTTTTATTTTTTCCCTTTCTTCTAATGAAAAGTTTTCAGGAAAAAAAATAGGCATATTTACATTTAATTCTACTGCTTTAAATCCATTTTCTTTTGCATAGTTTATAGAATCATAAATATTTTTTTCAAAAGCTGACGCAGCATATCCTACTATATAATTCATATTGTTACTCCTTAAAGTTTTAATAGTTTTGCAAAATTAATTTCTAAATATTCATTAAATTTTTCTAATACTTCATCAGCTATATAATCATCTACATTTAGTATCATAAGTGCTTTATCACCTTTTTGTTTTCTAGCAACTGTCATTGTAGCAACATTAATATTTTCATTTCCTACTATAGTTCCTACTTTACCTATTACTCCTGGTACATCATTATTGTTTATAAGTAATAAATACTCAGTAAGTTTCACATCTACTTCATATCCATCTATTTCAAGAAGTTTTGGTTCTCCATTTGAAGCAATATTTCCTAAAAATACAACCTCTTTATCTTTTAAAATATATTTAATCTTTATAGCATTTGAATGATTTTTATATTCTTCTTTATTTTTTTGAATATTAAGAGCAATTCCATTTTTTTCAGCAAATATTTTAGCATTTATATAATTTACTTTTTCACTCATTACTGTACTTAAAAATCCTTTTAAAAAGGCTATATCCATCATTTCAGTATATTGTTTTGCAGCATCCCCCCAGTAAGACACTTCTATCGCTTTTACTATTTCTTTATTATATTGATAATACATTTTTCCTATTTTTTCTAGTAAGTTTAAATAAGGTTTTGCTTCTTTTAATTCATCTCTATTCATAGTAGGCAAATTAACGGCATTTTCAACTATCTCTCCATTTAAACCATTTAAAATTTGTTCTGCAATATTAAGTCCTACATTTCTTTGAGCATCATATGTATTTGCTCCTATATGTGGGGTTACTGTAACATTATCAAGTTCATATAATGGACTTTCTGTTCTTGGTTCTGTTTCATGTACATCAAGTCCAAAGCTAGCTATTTTACCACTTTTTAATCCTTCATATGCTGCTTTTTCATCTATTATTCCACCTCTAGCACCATTTACTAAGTGTACTCCTGTTTTCATTAACTCAATTTGTTTATAACTTATCATCCCTTTTGTTTCTTCTGTTTTTGGAGTATGTACTGTTATTATGTCTGCTTCTTTACACAACTCTTCTAAAGTCTCTTTTTTAGTTACTCCATATTTTTCAAATCTTTCATCAGTTATATATGGATCATAGGCTATTAAATTCATACCCATAGCTTTCATTCTAGTAGCCATTAAGCCACCTATTCTTCCTAATCCTACTATCCCCAGTGTTTTACCATATAATTCAGTTCCTTCTAATTGATTTCTTATCCATTTTCCACTTTTAGTTTCATTACTTGCATAGCATATACTTCTAGCTCCTGCAAACATTAATCCTATTGAAATCTCACAAGCAGATATAATATTACTTTCCGGTGTATTTGCTACAATTACCCCTCTTTTTGTAGCTTCTTCTATAGATATATTATCAATTCCATTTCCTGCTCTTCCAATTATTTTTAAATTTTTTCCTTTATTTAATAGCTCTGCATTTACTTTTGTTGCACTTCTTACTACAAGTGCATCATAATTTCCAATTTTTTCTAATAACTCTTCTCTGCTTATACCTATACATACATCTACATCAGCATATTTTTGTAAATGTTCAATACCAGCTTTATCAATTTTCTCCGCAACTATAATTTTAAATTTACTCATAAATATTATCCCCCCATTATATATGTATTACAAATATAATACATTATTTTAAGGTTTTTTTCAAGAATAAATTAATATTTTTACTAACTTTACATATAACTCTTTCCGATATATAATATAAGAAAACTATAAATAAGGAGTGCTTCTATGAAAAAAATATTTATAACTATTTTTATATTAATAAGCTACAATGTTTATGCAAATTTTGATTTAGATATAAGCTATGGTTTAGCTAATAATGCTCAACTTGCAGGAAGAGACCTTAGTGCTGGTTCGTATGAAATTAATTTAGAATATCTTGCTCAAGATTATGATTTTGCTTCAGTTGGAGCGGGAATATCTTTTTTCTCTATCAAAGATTACAGTGATTATGCTACGTTTGGTTCTCATCCGCTATATTCTATTATCCCTATATATGGTATATTTAAATATACTTTTATTCCTGATGGGACTATAGAACCTTACTTTAAAGGAAAGCTTGGTTTTGGAATATCAATAAAAGATGTTAATGTAAATGAAGGTAGTGTTGAAAACGGAGTTTACTATTCATTAGGATTAGGCGCTAAATTTTATGACTATTTTTTAGAATTATCTTTTGCAAAAAACGATGGTAGTTTTATTTATGTAGATAAAAATAATGAATCAATGGCATATAATAGAGTAGTTTTTTCTATTGGATACAATTTAAAATTTATTACTACTGGAGAAAAAACATTGTATGATAAACAAAAAGAATATATAGCACCAAAATCAACTAGAAACAATTATGATAGTATTGAAACTTTTGATAAAGATGGAAATATTATCGAAAAAGAAGGCGATATAAAAAGATTAGAAGATTTTAAAATAATAAATTAGATAAGGGGTTAAAATGAAAATAGTACTTCAAAAAGTAAAAACAGCTAATGTTAAAGTTAAAAATGAAGTTGTTGGTGAAATCTCAAAAGGAATAGTAATATTTCTTGGAATAAATAACAACGATACCGAAAAAGAAGCAGATTGGTTAGTAAATAAAATAATTAAATTAAGAATTTTTGAAGATGAAAATAAAAAAATGAATAATTCATTAATTGATATAGATGGTGAAATTCTTATTGTTTCTCAATTTACTTTATATGGTGATTGTAGAAAAGGACTACGTCCTAGCTTTACAGAAGCTGCAAGTCCTAAAAAAGCTAAAATTTTATATGATTATTTTGTAGAGAAAATTAGAAAAACTGGTATCAAAATAGAAACTGGTATATTTCAAGAACATATGGAAGTATCTTTAATAAATGATGGCCCTGTGACAATGATAATAGAAAAATAGCCTCTTAAATAGAGGCTATTTTAACATTTTATTTATAGTTTCTATCATCTCATCTATTACTTCTAGATCATTATTTTGTATTTTATTTACAACACAAGTATTTATATGTCTTTTTAATAAAACTTTTGACACTCCATTAAGTGCTGCTTTTACTGCAGATATTTGATTTAATATATCATCACAATAAATATCATTCTCTATCATTTTTTTTATTCCTCTAATTTGTCCTTCGATTCTATTAAGTCTTACATTTAAATTTTTTTTAATTTTTTCATGTTCTTGTTTATCAATTATACAACATTTTTCTTCTGTCATTTTTACATCGCTCCTTATATACACCCTATATGTATATAATACTATTTTTTTTTGTTTTTAGCAAGTTAAATAAAGGATTTTTATATATTATTATCGTATATATATAATAAGGTTAAATCTAAGGATGTGATAAAATGCAAGATATTATTTTAAAAAAAGATAATTATGAATATAATGGTATTATTGAAAAATATGATATAAAAAACCATAGAATAACTATTAAAATTCTAGCTAAGAATAAAAGAAATATATTTTTACATAAAGGTGATAGTATTGATATTGAAATTTCAAAAGCTGGTTATTATTGTCATTTCAATACAAAAATAATATATAACGATGTTATTGATCATGAAATTGTTGTAGAATACCCTGAAACAATTTTTAATGATGAACGTAGAAAATATAGAAGACTCACTTTAAGAATCGAAATAGACATTCTAAAAGGTAATAAAAACTACAAGGGACTAATGGAAAATATAAGTCTTGGTGGAATAGCTTTTATGTCGTCATATAATTTTGATCCCAGTGATATTATATACATTACTTTTACTCTTCCAAATGGTGTAATTTATAAAAATATTAAAGCAGAAATTAAATTTAAAAAAACCACTGATTTTCCTAAGATAAAAGAATATGGTACTAAATTCATAGAACTTAGCGAGGGACAAAAAGATGTATTAAATGATTTTTTATATTAAAAAAACTGCTCTTAGAGCAGTTTTTTAATTATTCAAAAGAAGGAATTTTTAAAATATCATTATCATAAATTTTAAATTTTGCAGGAATATTTTCTGTTATATCAGGAGATAAATTTGTATGTAAATATATAGAGTCCATTCCCATTCTTTCTGCCCCTTCAATATCTGTTCTATAGTCATTTCCTACCATAATCGATTCTTTTATTTTTATTTTTTCTTTTTTAATTAATTCTTCAAAAAATTTTACTGATGGTTTACCTACTTCATAATCGGATGATATATATATACCATCAAAGTATTTTTTTATATCTAAATATTCTAATTCTGGTAACGTAAACTCTCTTTGAGCATTACTTAATAAAAATATTTTTTTATTTTGTTTTTTTAATATTTCTAATAAAGGTTTTACATTTTCATATAATTTAATATATTTAGTAGATAATATTCTAAATAATTTACAAGTACTTAAAATTAGCTCTTGAGAAATATCTAATGTTTTATCAAGGTATAATTCTTCAAATACTTTTTCTATTTTGATATCTGGTGCTTCACTTTTATTAGCTTCATAATATTTCTTAGCTTTATTTAAATAACTTTTTTTTAATTCATCTGCACTATAAATAGCTCCATTATAAGAATAAAAGCTAGATAAAATTTCCCACAACTCTTGTTTATTTTCATCTGTATTAATATCAATTAAAGTTCCATATAAATCAAAAATATAATTTTTATACATTTTCTTTCTCCCATATATATTTTATTTTTATACCAATCTCTCTAAACTACCCTTTTGTTGCTCCTTGTGATAAACCTTCAACTATATTTTTTTGTAAAAATACAAATAATATAAGTATAGGAATAGCTACTAATAATGACCCTGCTGCAAAAAGTGTAAAATTATTATCCGCTCTTCCTTGTACCCATTCGAATATACCTACTGCAAGTGTCTTTTTAAATCTACTTCTTAGTATAAGTTTTGGAAATATAAAATCAAACCAAGGACCAGTAAAGTTTGTAAGTGCAATAAGAACTAATATAGGTCTAGCAAGTGGCATTATAATTTTCCAAAATATAGTAAGATGTCCCGCTCCATCAACTCTTGCTGCTTCATCCAAACTTTTTGGGATACCTTCAAAATATCCTTTAACTAACCAAGCATTATAAGGAATTTGTCCTGCTGCATAGACAATAATAAGTCCCCAATGCGAGTCAACTAGTTGTAATTTTGTCAAAAGTACAAAAATAGCTGTCATAGATAAAAATGATGGAAACATCTGTAATATCAACATTCCTATCATCATTTCTTTTCTTCCTCTAAATCTATATCTAGAAAAAGTATATGCTGTAAGAGTTGTAACAATAACTCCTATAATCATATTAAAAAATGCTATTTTTAAAGTATTCATATACCATATAGGAAAATCAGTCTTTGTAAATAATTCTTTATAATGAACTAATGTAAGTTTTTTAGGTATAAATGTTGAACTATATAAACTTGTACCTTGTTGGAATGATGATAATACTATCCAAACTACTGGTAATATTACTATTATTGCTATCAATATAAGTATACCATAAACTATGGTATTTTCAATAAATCTTAATAATTTTCTTTGAACTTTTGTAGTATTAGCCATTAAATCATATCCTCCTCTTTAAAAGATTTACTTCTAGTAAAGTTATATAATGATATTGACGCAATAAATGCAAATAATATTATTGATATTACTCCTGCCATTCCATATTGTTGATGATCTAATGTTAATTTATATAACCAAGTTACTAGAATATCTGTTTCTCCCGCATATTTTAAAGAGGAATTAACTGGATTACCATCTGTTAATAGATAAATTGCTCCAAAGTTATTAAAATTATATGCAAAAGATAATATTAATACTGGTGCTGTTTGGAATAGTAATAATGGTAAAGTTATATGTCTAAATTGCTCATATCTAGTAGCTCCATCTATTTCTGCTGCTTCATATAATGAAGAAGATATATTTGTTAATGAGCCAGAAATCAATATCATAAAATACGGTGCTCCTGCCCATGTATTTATTAAAATAACCATAATTTTTGCAAGTAATGGATCTGTAAAAAACGGAATTTTTTCAAGACCAAATGACGCTAACATATTATTAACAGGTCCAACACCACTAAACATAAGTCTGAATACTAATAAAGATATAAATGCAGGAACTGCATATGGAAGTACAAATATACTTCTCCAAAACCCCTTAAATTTTATACCTTTTTTAGCCGTAAGCAGTGCTAATACTAATCCCCCTGCATAATTTAAAAATGTTGTAGCTACCGCCCAAATAACTGTCCAACCAGCTAATCTTCCAAATGTTCCAGCCCAAGATTTTAATTTTATAATATTTATAAAGTTTTGAAACCCTACCCAATCAACTAAACTTTTAGGTGGCAAATGATTTGGAGCTGAATAGTTAGTAAATGCAATCATTATTGTAATTAATATTGGTAATGCTGTAAAAAATATAGTTCCTAAAATTGCTGGTGTCAACATAATTTTAGGGAAATTTTCTTCATAAAAATGTATCAAATAATCTTTCCCTCTAAGAATTGTTTCTCCTTTTTCTATTTGTTCTGCAATTCTTCTAGCATCTTTTATACTATAAAAATAAACTAATGCATAAAATATAAAAAGAATAACAGAAATAACCCCATCAAACATCATTAATATAGAGTGATCTCCTTGTATTATATCAAACCCTTTTACAGTTTGAGGAGTATCACCTAAACTAATAAGACCTGCTGTATTTTGTAAAATACCAGGTAGGTTATAAATAAATGTTAATCCTATAAAAAAGAAAAATAATCCTTTGAGAAAAAACTTATTTACAAAATGACCTCCACCCATTACAACTATAGAAAAAATAGTTGTTAATTGCTTTCTTTTCATCCTTCACTCTCCTTAAGTAATATAAATAACAAGGTCGACCGAGAAGAATAATCTTTTCGGTCTACCTTTATTTACTTATTTAAAATTATTTAGCAGCATTCATTGCTTCCTTCATTGTTTTAACTGCTGTATCAAGTGCTTCTTTTACAGTTGCTTTTCCATCCCATGCTTCTGATAAAGCTGCCCCAACTGGTGACCACATATATCTCATTTCTGGAATAGCTGGCATAGGTACTGCATACTGTGCTTGTTGTAAAAATGGTAATACTTCTGGATCATTTGCAATTTCAGGTGCATTTAATAATGTTTTTACAGGTGGAATTTGTTTTGTTAATTTATATCTTTCTAATAACATTTCATCACTTGTAACGAATTTTGCAAATAATTGAGCTGCTTTTGGATATTTACTATATGAACTTACTCCCATCAATCTTACTCCAGAGAAAGATCTTAAATGTTTTCCATCAAATGTAGGAAGTGGTGCAATTCCAAAATTTGTTCCAGCATTTTTAAGATCTTTTATAGCCCAAGGTCCATTAATAATTGTTGCTGCTTTTCCTTCTTGGAATAATCCCATCATCGCAGCATAACTAACATCTCCTGATTTTTCTACTGAAATTTCTTTTAATTTTATCATATTTTGAATGCCTCTTACTGCTCCCTCATTATTTATTCCTATATCAGAAGCATCTGTTCCATTACTTCCAAATATATATCCTCCATCCATTGCTAAAAATGCATGTCCATAATATGCATTTCCTACTTCCCAGAAAATACCAAAATCATTATTATTTTTATCAGTAAATGATTTACCAAAATCTATCAATTCTTCAAACGTAGCAGGTGCACTATCTAGCACATCTTTATTATAAAATAAAGCATATGTTTCTATTGATAATGGCCATGCCATAATTTTACCTTCAAATGTCGATGCTATTTTAGCTGCATCCATAAAATCACTAGATATTCTGTCTGCTGATACTAAATTTTCCATAACTAAACCTGAAGATACTGCTTCTCCCAATCTATCATGAGGAAATACAAAAACATCCGCCCCAATTCCAGCTGGTCCATCTTGAGAAAGTCTCCCAATTGAATCAGTCATTCCAACTGGTTCGTATTGTACTTTAACTCCGTATTTTTCTTCAAACTTTTTACCTGCTAACTCTAAAAATTCTCCTTCTGGCCCATCTGATTCCCATACTCTTAATTCTGCTCCTGCTTCTGGCATTATCTCTCCTGTTGTTGAAGCTTCTTGTTTTTTAGGTTCTTCTTTTTTCTTCTTAAAAAACAATCCTGCTTCTGCTGAAACAGAAGATAAAATAAGTCCTGATAATAAAGATGCTAATAAGATTTTTTTGTTCATGTTAAAAATTCCTCCTTTTTTTATCATAATACAGTTTTATATACAATAAACTTTTTTTATTTCCTTCTTATTTTTTAATTATTTTTGTTTCATATTTAGACAATTCTATATTTATTCCATATTTTTGGTACTCTTTTGGTAAAATAAATTTTGTTTGTTTTTTATTCAAGTTATGTATTATTAACAATTCTACATCATCTTTTGATATTGTATATGCATAAATATTCCTATTCAATTCTATTGTTTTATAAATCCCATCATTAAATATAGGATATTCTTTTCTTAATTTTATAAGTTCTTTAATATAATTATAAATGCTATTTTCATCGTTATATTCTTCTTCTAAAGAGATTCCATCATTTGCTTTAGTATATACAAGTCCTGAATAATTTGATGGAGCCTTTGTCATCCCTGGCCCTTTAGCACTTTTATACCAGTCAAACGGTTCTCTAATATTTTCATCTGGTTTTTTACCAAGCTGACCTAATTCTTCACCATAATAAATAAATGGTGTTCCTGGTATTGTAAATAATAATGAAAATATTAATTTTTGCTTTTCTTTATCTCCCCAAACTTCTGAAGCAATTCTATTCATATCATGATTTCTTACAAAAGTAGCATCTATAAAATTTTTGTTGTATTTACTGTATTTTTCTCTAATTCTTAAAACTTCTTTAATTAAATCAAAATTTTTTCTTTGAACAAAATCTGTTAGTTTTTTACTTATTTTAAAATTAAACGAAGCATCCATATCTTCCATATATTTTGCTACAACATTTTCATTTTCATCCCAATTTTCTCCTACAATAAATGCTTCTTTATTAATACTTTTTACATACGCTGTAAATTCTTGCCACCATTTATGATTAACTTCATCATACTCACTATCTATATGTTTTGCTGCATCTAGTCTGAATCCGTCAACTCCCATATCTAACCAATATTTCGCTATTTTTTTTGCTTCTTCTCTTACTTTTGGATTTCTATAATTCAAATCAGGCATTTCATTCCAAAATACCGCTTGATAATAAGCATTTCTTTTTTTATACCATAAATTTTGTCCCCATTCACCTTTTTCTTTAATATTATCATACTTACTTGCCCACACATAATAATCTCTATATTTGCTATTTGGATTACTTATAGCATCTCTAAACCAAGGGTGTCTAGAAGAAGTATGATTTAAAACTAAATCTAAAATAATTTTTATGTTTTTTTGATGAGCTTTTTTTATTAAATATTTAAAATCTTCAATACTACCATAATCTTTTTCTACATTATAATAATCAACTATATCATAACCATGATAACTAGGTGATTCAAATGTAGGCATAAGCCATATTGCGTCTATTCCTAAATTCTTTATATAATCTAATTGTTGTGCTAATCCTTTGAAATCTCCTATTTTATCTCCATTACTATCGTAAAAACTTCTTACAAAAACTTCATAAAAAACAGCATTTTTAGCCCAAGTAGCTCTACTTTTTTCTAATTTAACTTCTTTTTTTGCTAATTTAAAAACATCTGTATAATATTTTTTACCATTAATTTTTGCTATAATTTTATAATTATAAATATTTCCTGGCTCAAATCCATCAATTACGATTCCACTTTTTTTGCTATAATTATTTTCTAATTTAACTTTTTTTAATTTTTCTCCATCTTTTGCTAAATAAAATTCTATTTCAGAATTTTCTGGTACTTCAAACAAAAAATTTACTTTATGATTATCTAATTCAATATAATTTTCTAAATCAAACACATTTTCTTTATAATTATCACTAACTTTTTCCAAATTACTACACGAAACAAACAATAATATCATTATTAAATATACTAATTTCTTCATTATATTAAACGCTCCTTAAAGTTTTTTTAAAGGAGACTATAAAATAGTCTCCTTTTTTTAACCTTAAAATAAGGCTAAAAGAGTATATTGAGAAAGAAAATTTATTACAATTATATTAATACTATATTTTTATTAAAAAGTCAAGCTTTTTCCAAAAAAATATAGAAGCGTTTCCAAAAGTTGTGTTTCTAAACAGTGCATAAAGCACTATTTAAATAATGTTTTGGAGTTTCATTATCTTTAACTTGATTTTTTTTTAATTTTAAGTTAAATTTATAAGATGGGGTGTTTTTTATCTTAATTATCTAAGGAGTAGTTATTTATGATTAAACGACGTAGTATGAGTTTCCAATTAACTTTTTATTTTTTTATTTTTTTTATTCTAATCTCTTTAACGGATATTATTTTAAAAAATGTTTTTATTTATCCAAAAATAAAAATAGCTCAACAAAAATTTATTGAAAATGGTATATTTATTTTAAGATCTTCTGTTAACGATTCTCTTGACTTACTTTCATCTTTAAACAAAGATTATGCATACTGGACTACTCTTTATAATCATGTAGATACTCAATTTGAAAATTCTAATTTTTTTATTAATGAAAATTTTAATTATGAAACATTTGAAAATTTAGAAATCGATATAATTTCAATATATTCAAAAAATAAAAAACTTCTATGGAATGGAAAAAAAATAGGAAAAAAAATTACTACTAATTCAGAATATTTAAAAAATATAAAAGAATATATTTTATACTATAGAAATCCAAATTATTTAAATACTGTTTTAGGTATTTTTACTTTAAACAAAGAAAATTATTTTTTTGCTTCTACTCAAATAACAGATTCTGATAAAATAAAACCTAGTAACGGTTATATAATATTTGCAAAAAAAATTGATAAAAACTATATAAATAAATTAAGTATAAAAAACAATTCAAATATAGAATATATTACCCCAACAAATAGTAATCTTAAATTTATAAATAATATTACTACTAAAATAAATGATTCAAAAACACTTTATAAATATTATTTAGATGATATAAATAATATTTATCTAAACTTTAATAATATTAATGGTGAACTTGCTTTTATTTTAAAAATTTCGTTTCTTAATGGATTAAATCCAGAACATATAAATTCTACTTTTGAAAAAATATTGAGCATCATTTTTGCTTTGATTTTTATGTTGATTTTATATTTAATATCAAAAAATAAAACTATTAAACCTATAATACAATTAAATAGTCATATTAAAAAATTAATTTCAACTAATAATTATACGCCTTTAGAAATCAAAGCAGATTCTGAAGAAGCTAAAAATTTAATTTCATCTTTTAATATATTAATTCATAAAATAAATACTCAAAATGAAGAGATAAAAAATATGAATATTTATCTTACAGAACTTGCATATATTGATCCCCTTACAAAATTATATAACAGACGTATGTTTGAGGAAAAATTTCAAGAATTTTGGATTTTAGCAAAAAAAAATAATCATAATATTAGTTTAATCTTTTGCGATATTGATTATTACAAAAATTTTAATGACTATTATGGTCATTTGGCTGGCGATGAAACATTGATTAAAATTGCAGACACTTTATTAGATTCTTTTCCTAACAATAACGAATATATTTTTAGATATGGTGGTGAAGAATTTGTTATTCTTATAAATAATATAGATTTAGATCACACTATAAAAAAAGTTAAATTACTTCAAAAAAATATATCAAAACTTAATATTAAACATAAAAAATCTCTTGTTTCAGATAGGATTACGCTAAGCTTTGGGATAATAAATACTCCTTATAATAATAATATTAATTTTTTAACATTAATAAATATGGCTGATACAGCTCTTTATAAATCAAAAAAAACAGGAAGAAACACTTTTACTGTATTTAATCAACCACATTAGTACTATTTCCGAAAAAAAAACAAAAAAATATTACAAAAAGTATTGACTTTTTTATATGTTAATGGTATACTTATCTTGTAAGTGATGATTATTAAATATTATTCCTTTTCAAATAGCCAAATTATTTAAATTATTATTATTTATTTTTATTAACATTATTCCTTCATTTTAAAGCTATTTGAAATTCCTAACTCTCTTGAAGCAGGTATCCTGCTTCTTTTTTTGTATATAAATATATAGATATTATACATAAAGGAGTGAAGAGTATGACTACACAAATAACAACTTTAGATAA
Coding sequences within it:
- a CDS encoding sensor domain-containing diguanylate cyclase; protein product: MIKRRSMSFQLTFYFFIFFILISLTDIILKNVFIYPKIKIAQQKFIENGIFILRSSVNDSLDLLSSLNKDYAYWTTLYNHVDTQFENSNFFINENFNYETFENLEIDIISIYSKNKKLLWNGKKIGKKITTNSEYLKNIKEYILYYRNPNYLNTVLGIFTLNKENYFFASTQITDSDKIKPSNGYIIFAKKIDKNYINKLSIKNNSNIEYITPTNSNLKFINNITTKINDSKTLYKYYLDDINNIYLNFNNINGELAFILKISFLNGLNPEHINSTFEKILSIIFALIFMLILYLISKNKTIKPIIQLNSHIKKLISTNNYTPLEIKADSEEAKNLISSFNILIHKINTQNEEIKNMNIYLTELAYIDPLTKLYNRRMFEEKFQEFWILAKKNNHNISLIFCDIDYYKNFNDYYGHLAGDETLIKIADTLLDSFPNNNEYIFRYGGEEFVILINNIDLDHTIKKVKLLQKNISKLNIKHKKSLVSDRITLSFGIINTPYNNNINFLTLINMADTALYKSKKTGRNTFTVFNQPH